The nucleotide window AACCGTTCCTACCCAACAGGACAATCGAGAAGAACCCGATGATGATTCCCGGCAGAGTGATTGGGAAAGTGAGCAGGGCATCCAACGCAGGTTGAGCTCGATTCTCGCGTGACCGCTTCGCCAGGTATAGAACGGTTGGGATCGCAAGAACCACGGTGATAACCACCGATCCCAAACCGACTATCACCGAGTTGCGAACCGACCTGGCGATAAAAGCGGAGCCCAGCGCTTCTTTGTAATACTGCAGGGTAGGCCCCGAGGTCTCATAGATGCCCACCTCACCAATCCCGAATGACCTGAGTATCAAGACCAGAACGGGATAAAGGCCGAACACTATGACGATCACAAGTACTGGAATGAGTGCCAGCAAACCGAGACTGAACCTTTTCGATTTGCGTTCCACGGCGTCTCGTCCGGCACTCTCTGCTGGCGCGGAGTTTGCCTGGTTCATGAGGTCTACCCGATCAGAGCTTTGTAATCCTCGTTGAACTTTTGCTGTACCTCACCCTGCTTCAAGTAGTTGACAGTGCGTGCACGCTCGTAATCCTCCTCAGGCAGGAACTTTCCGCGCATGTCGGCTGGGATTTCCCCAACTGCCGGGCGCATGTAACCGTGCGCAAAGAGTGACTGCCCTTCCTCCGAGAAGTAGAAATCAAGCAGAGCCTTACCGTTATCATCGTGTGGCGCACCGTTGACGAGACCCACAACGTATGGGATCTGAAGAGAGCCCTCTTCGGGGATAATGATGCTCACATTCGATCCCTCATCACGCAGTTTGTATCCGTTGAAGTCGGCGTCGATGAGAATCGGGATTTCGCCTTGTGCCACTTTTGCAGTCGCAGTTTGAGCAGAAATAATCGCGCCATTATCGACGAGTTGCTTGATGTAATCCAAGCCCGGACCAAAGTCATCGAGGCTTCCGCCCATCGCTTCGTTCGCGGCGGTTGCAACGGAGTAGCCGACTGCAGCCTGAGTCGGGTCAAGGAAACCTACTTTGCCCTTGTACTCGGGCTTCAACAGGTCCGCCCACGAGGACGGAACCGGCGCACCACCGAGAAACTCCTCATTCACGATGAATGCCACGGTGCCGGAGTGCACGGTGTGCCACATTTCATCCGCACTCTTCAAGTCATCGGCAATGTCACCGGCTCGCTTAGGGGTGTGCGGCTGGAGAACACCGGACTCAACCAGCTGGCCACCGAAAGCAATACCTGTGTAAACCACGTCTGCAACCGGAGAAGCCTTCTCTGCTTGCAGAGCAGCCAACGCTTGCCCGGAGTTCTTCGGGTCGTTGGGAGCGTCGATTCCCGTTGAGTCCTTGAATGCAGCATGTACCTCACCGAAGTTGCCCCACTCCGCAGGCGAGTTGTAGGAGATTACGGTCTGCGCGCCGCCCGAAGAGCTCTTATCGGAGGAACCTGCAGAGGTGTCTACCCCAGTATTTCCGCATGCGCTGAGCATAGCGACAGCGGAGACTGCGAAAACTCCGCGAACCAATCGGTTGTTAAACATCGAACTTTCCCTCTCATCGTCGGCCACCGAAGTGGCGTAATCGGACAACGCGATTCGAATCGACTCGCTCAGGAAAGTTTCGCTCGCGAATTTAAATCCGGGCTGTCGCTGATGGGAACCTACGGTAAATTCACGGTAAATTTCTCTAAGCTGGATTTCAGGCGACTATTAGTTCAAGCACAACCTATTAGACCCGCTACTGAATCCGTGGAACAGCCACTTCACCGCAACCCATTGAATCTAGGTAGAAATCTGGGTATTTTTAGGTCTATGCAAACCGTATCCATCAGCCAGGCCTCCTCAGCCGGTGTTTCGAGACTGGTCTCAATGGCTGAATCCGGCGCACCGGTGCCGTTGACTAGGCACGGAAGAGTTGTCGCGGAAGTAGTTTCCACCAACGAGATTGAGCGCTTGCGCCGGGATAGCGAGACGCTACGGGACGCTGTTCTCGCGCTCGGGAGGTTTGCGACTGACTCAGGCGAACGCACCGACCTCGACGATGCGATGGAAATGTTCGGGTTTAGTCGCGCAGAATTAATGGCCGAGATCGCGGCCGATGGGGAATCCCTCTAGCGTCCGCAAGCCAATGGCAGAAGCGAATCCTCCCGCCCGGGTGAGGTTGACTAAGGAAGCAGTTGAAGACCTCCGGCGGCTGGAAAAGAAGGATCCCCAAATTGTCCGAAGCATCTTTAGAAAGATGCTGCTCCTGGAGCAATCCCCCTACGCCGGCGAGCCGCTCCTAGGTTCACTAGTGACCTTCAGAAAGCTCATCATCGGGGATCGCGATTATCGGATCGTGTGGCGCGTCTCTAATGATGAGAGGTTCCGACCGGTACTCGAGATCGCGGAGGTGTGGGCAGCAGGAGCCCGGTCAGACGCCGCGGTTTACCGCGAAATGGTTCACCGAGCGGAGCTACTCGAAAATGAAGAGGACCTAGAGACCCGTGCACTGGCTGACATTCTGGCCGAATTTGGGCGACGGTATGCCGGAATAGAGGCGCATGCGGAGCCATCAGGAACCGCTGACTTGCCCACATGGCTCACGCAGGCTCTAAAGGACCAACTGCATTTGTCAGACGAGCGCATCAGCGTGCTCACTCAAGAGGAAGCACAGCAGATGTTGGCCTACCACTGGAGTCGACCTAAATCGTCACCTGACGGGACTTGATGTTGTCCAGCTGCTTGCGCTCCTCGGCGGAGAGCTGCGCATCGGAGGCGTACTCCGCCTCGATCTTCTCGTTCAGCGCGGTCAGCGCCTCGGCGTAGGAGGCGGCGTCCACGGACGGGTCGAGGTCCCACACCGGCACGACCACGCCGTGGGTGCGGAATGCGCCAGCGAACTTGGTACCCTCGCCCAGATTCAGCTCGCCGCGAGCGGCGATGCGAGCCAGGGCGGTGAGCATCTGGTTCTCGCTCTCCTCCGGGCGCACCCAGCGGATGTGGGCCTTGCCGCCGCCAGGGTTAACCCACCAGATCGAACCCGGTAGATCAACCTTGACCTGGGTAGACGGAAGGACAGCCTCGTTGGCGCGGCCCAGGGCCTGGCGGATCTCCGGGGGCACGGTCGCGCCCTCGGCGAACCACCAACCGAAGTCGTTGTGCTCGGTGATCTGCAGTTGGGACGAGGCGTCGATAAGCGAGGAAAGCTCTGGCTGCGAGCCATCCGCAACTGTGGAGCCCAAGGTCTCCCCTGGCTTTGCCTCGAGTACCCAGTTAAGCGCGTACGCCAGGTCGCGGCCCGGGTTCTGCGAGTGGGACTGCACCTGAAGTGCGACGAAGCGCTCGCCGCCCTCCTCCTCGGCGCGCACCATGGCGGCGCCGGCGCCAGGCAGCACCGTGACGATGTTCACCGGCGTACCCTTGACCTCCACCTGCGCGACGGCGGACGGGACGAACTCCTGCAGCGCGATGAGGTCAGACTCCATGGCCAAGCCGCCGTACGGGCGGGGATCCTTGGCAAACTGCTCGCGCTCGGCGGCGCGGGCGGCAAGCTTCGCCTCGCGGCGGGTCATGCCCTCGGGCAGCTGGTTCTTTTGCTTCTTCGGTTTCCTAGGTGGCATGCGCTTTAGGCTAGCGCACGCCCTCGACACCACCTTGACCGCGCTCGAACGTGTCCAGCGCCAAGTTCGGCAAGTCGGTGGCCATCACGTCCACGCCCTTCTCCGCGCACCAAAGCATCTCGCGCGGGGTGTTCACGGTCCAGGTGTAGGTTTTCAGACCCTTGAAGCCGAGGAGCTCGTGCTTGTGCTGCAGGTGAGAGAGCGCAGGGCCGACACCGAAGGGCTTCGAAAACATCGTGTTGCCCGGGTTCCAGGTTCGTTCGCGTAGGTGGAACAAGTAGTAGGTCTCCAGCTCCGGCGCTTGTTTGGCAAAGTAGCGCACCGCCGAGTGGCTGAAGGAGACCACATGCACCCGCTCCGAATCCTGCAGGCGGTTGTAGCGCAGCACGCGCAGCGTCTGTTCATCCACTTCTGGACCGAAGCGGGTGGGGTGCTTGGTCTCTATATAGATGTGCTTGTGGGGATAGTCGGATAAGAGTTCCAACAGTTCGTCGAGAAGCAAAATGTGCTGCGGGTCTTCCTCCGTGCCGGAGTTGAGCTCGCGCAGGTCGCGGTAATCTATGGTGGCCACGCGCCCGCGACCGTTAGTGGTCCGGTTCACCGTCGCGTCGTGGAACACCACGAGCTTGCCGTCGCGGGTCAGACGCACGTCGCATTCGATCCCGTGGATGGGCAGCTTCAGTGCTTCCTCGAACGCGCGCTGCGTGTGCTCCGGATACAGGCCGGAGAACCCACGGTGCGCGATGATCTGGGTTTGCGCTCGGTTGTCCACGACACCCAACGTACAGCTGCCCCGCTTCCCCGCTCGATCTTTGCCAGAATGAGCGTGTGCTTTTCGACGACCCGGTACAACCCATGTCCAGCTTCCGCCGGCTGCCATCCCCGTTGGGCGACAAGGCCGCCGAAGCCTTCAACACGGTGCGCAATGCGCGCCGGCGCTACTCGGTTAGCCGCGACGGCATCCTCGCCGCTCCCGTGGCAGCGTTCGAGGTGTTCACCGACCTCACGCCGGGGCTTCGACTGCGCGGGTTGCAGCGCCTGCCGCAGAGTTTCCGCGTGGGCGCCGTCGGCGCGGAGGTAGCCACCTGGGGTGCGGTCTCGCCTTCGCTCTTGCCGCACAAGTGGTCCACCACCGCGGCGAACACGGCGGTGCTCCAGGGCATCGGCCACGCCGTGACCACCGCGGTATCGCAGGCGGTGCGCCCGGGCAAGCGAAGCGAGGGCGGCCCGCTGCCCACGCCCGCGCGCTTGGGCATGACCGCCACGACGCTCGGGGTGTATGCCATGGCACTGTATCGCCGCCGCGATCAAGAGCGACTGGTCGAGGTCGAAGGCGAGTACTCGGTGTGGGACACCATCGGCGGCCTTGCGCTGGGTTCGCTCGGCTACGGCGCGATGCTGACGGTCGGCGAGGCGATCCAATCCTTCATTGACGCGATCAACGCCGTGCTGGGCAAGCGTTTGCCGCCCGTCACCTCCTGGCCGCTGGCCATTGCTGTTGGCGGCGGAGTGATCTTGCTGTTTGCCGACCGGGTGGTTGTGCGCCGCTTTTTCTCCCGGGTCTCCCAGAGCGCTCAGGAGCTCGACCGCGCGTTTATGAAGGGCGCTGATCAGCCGGCGGAGCCGGAGCGCTCCGGCTCGCCCGAATCCAACGTGAACTGGAGCTCCATGGGCCGTCAGGGCCGCGCAACGGCTGCAGGCGGTCCCCGCAAGGCGCAGATCGCACGCGTGCTTGGCGTCAGCGAGGACGAGGTCAAGGAGCCGATCCGCATCTTCATCGGCCTGCACGGCCTCGACCCGGACGAGTCGCCGGACTTCGACCAAATGGCGCAGGAAGCCGTCGCCGAGATGCACCGCACCGGCGCGTTCGAGCGCAACCACATCGCCGTCATGTCCGCCGCCGGCACCGGCTGGATCAACGATTTCCACACGTCCGGCTTCGAATTTGTCACCCGCGGCGACAGCGCCATCGTCGCCGTACAGTATTCGTTCCTCCCCTCGGCGTACTCCTACATCGCCGACCACGACTCGCCGGTCCGCTCCTCCCGCGCATTGGTGCGCGCCATCCGGGAGGAGCTTTCGCTTATCGACGAATCAGTGCGCCCGAAACTCTACGTCGGCGGCGAATCGCTCGGCGCCTACGGAGTGTCCGACGTGTTCCGCAGCGTGGAAGAATTCCTCCAGGCCACCTCTGGCGGTGTGTTCACCGGAGTGCCAGGTTTTGCCCGCAACCACTCGGAGTTGACCCGCGCACGCGAGGAGGGCTCGCCGCAGCGCCTCCCGCTTGTCGACGGCGGGCGTCATGTCCGTTTCACCGCCCACCCGGACCACATCACGCACGATTTCAAGGGCGACGACTACGCCCACGAATGGGAGTCGCCGCGCTACGTCTTTGCCCAGCACGCTTCGGATCCGGTGGTGTGGTGGGAACCTAGCTTGATCTGGAAGATTCCGGACTGGTTGAAAGAACCCGGCTCGCGCGGCGACGCCGCCCCCGAAGCGCAGAAGCTTGACGTGCTGCAGACGTTGCGCTGGATGCCGCTGATCACGTGGTGGCAGGTCGGGATCGACCAGCTGGCCTCGCAGGATGTGCCGTCCCCGCACGGGCACAATTACCACGACGAGACGGTGGCCTATTGGAATGCAGTGGTCCACGGTGTCAACGGAGGCTTAAGCGACGCGGAGATGGATCGCGCAGCCGAGTGGATCCACAACGACGCGGTGAAGTTGCGCAAGCCTCCGGGCGGTTTTCCGTCCAAGCACGGGTACTAGGGCCAGCAAGGCAGCACAGCCATGGCGAAACCACGGATGCGCTCGGAGATATACCGCGACTACTCGTC belongs to Corynebacterium glaucum and includes:
- a CDS encoding ABC transporter permease translates to MNQANSAPAESAGRDAVERKSKRFSLGLLALIPVLVIVIVFGLYPVLVLILRSFGIGEVGIYETSGPTLQYYKEALGSAFIARSVRNSVIVGLGSVVITVVLAIPTVLYLAKRSRENRAQPALDALLTFPITLPGIIIGFFSIVLLGRNGLIGQFFPPLAGAAFTYLGFFIAYVFFSVPRIVGPLRGAAEMLNPEYAEAAETLGASRFRAFWTIQLPLILPAAIEASGTAAAVALGGYGTAATLSEGIRLLPLDVVDALNNGFNIATSSALAVILASLALLAIVAGRLLARLVESGLRK
- a CDS encoding extracellular solute-binding protein yields the protein MLSACGNTGVDTSAGSSDKSSSGGAQTVISYNSPAEWGNFGEVHAAFKDSTGIDAPNDPKNSGQALAALQAEKASPVADVVYTGIAFGGQLVESGVLQPHTPKRAGDIADDLKSADEMWHTVHSGTVAFIVNEEFLGGAPVPSSWADLLKPEYKGKVGFLDPTQAAVGYSVATAANEAMGGSLDDFGPGLDYIKQLVDNGAIISAQTATAKVAQGEIPILIDADFNGYKLRDEGSNVSIIIPEEGSLQIPYVVGLVNGAPHDDNGKALLDFYFSEEGQSLFAHGYMRPAVGEIPADMRGKFLPEEDYERARTVNYLKQGEVQQKFNEDYKALIG
- a CDS encoding type II toxin-antitoxin system RelE family toxin, whose amino-acid sequence is MAEANPPARVRLTKEAVEDLRRLEKKDPQIVRSIFRKMLLLEQSPYAGEPLLGSLVTFRKLIIGDRDYRIVWRVSNDERFRPVLEIAEVWAAGARSDAAVYREMVHRAELLENEEDLETRALADILAEFGRRYAGIEAHAEPSGTADLPTWLTQALKDQLHLSDERISVLTQEEAQQMLAYHWSRPKSSPDGT
- a CDS encoding DUF5926 family protein, whose product is MPPRKPKKQKNQLPEGMTRREAKLAARAAEREQFAKDPRPYGGLAMESDLIALQEFVPSAVAQVEVKGTPVNIVTVLPGAGAAMVRAEEEGGERFVALQVQSHSQNPGRDLAYALNWVLEAKPGETLGSTVADGSQPELSSLIDASSQLQITEHNDFGWWFAEGATVPPEIRQALGRANEAVLPSTQVKVDLPGSIWWVNPGGGKAHIRWVRPEESENQMLTALARIAARGELNLGEGTKFAGAFRTHGVVVPVWDLDPSVDAASYAEALTALNEKIEAEYASDAQLSAEERKQLDNIKSRQVTI
- a CDS encoding glycerophosphodiester phosphodiesterase family protein, translating into MDNRAQTQIIAHRGFSGLYPEHTQRAFEEALKLPIHGIECDVRLTRDGKLVVFHDATVNRTTNGRGRVATIDYRDLRELNSGTEEDPQHILLLDELLELLSDYPHKHIYIETKHPTRFGPEVDEQTLRVLRYNRLQDSERVHVVSFSHSAVRYFAKQAPELETYYLFHLRERTWNPGNTMFSKPFGVGPALSHLQHKHELLGFKGLKTYTWTVNTPREMLWCAEKGVDVMATDLPNLALDTFERGQGGVEGVR
- a CDS encoding alpha/beta-hydrolase family protein: MLFDDPVQPMSSFRRLPSPLGDKAAEAFNTVRNARRRYSVSRDGILAAPVAAFEVFTDLTPGLRLRGLQRLPQSFRVGAVGAEVATWGAVSPSLLPHKWSTTAANTAVLQGIGHAVTTAVSQAVRPGKRSEGGPLPTPARLGMTATTLGVYAMALYRRRDQERLVEVEGEYSVWDTIGGLALGSLGYGAMLTVGEAIQSFIDAINAVLGKRLPPVTSWPLAIAVGGGVILLFADRVVVRRFFSRVSQSAQELDRAFMKGADQPAEPERSGSPESNVNWSSMGRQGRATAAGGPRKAQIARVLGVSEDEVKEPIRIFIGLHGLDPDESPDFDQMAQEAVAEMHRTGAFERNHIAVMSAAGTGWINDFHTSGFEFVTRGDSAIVAVQYSFLPSAYSYIADHDSPVRSSRALVRAIREELSLIDESVRPKLYVGGESLGAYGVSDVFRSVEEFLQATSGGVFTGVPGFARNHSELTRAREEGSPQRLPLVDGGRHVRFTAHPDHITHDFKGDDYAHEWESPRYVFAQHASDPVVWWEPSLIWKIPDWLKEPGSRGDAAPEAQKLDVLQTLRWMPLITWWQVGIDQLASQDVPSPHGHNYHDETVAYWNAVVHGVNGGLSDAEMDRAAEWIHNDAVKLRKPPGGFPSKHGY